The following proteins are co-located in the Prinia subflava isolate CZ2003 ecotype Zambia chromosome 16, Cam_Psub_1.2, whole genome shotgun sequence genome:
- the LOC134559256 gene encoding protocadherin gamma-A10-like has translation MSAAGRRWGRRQRALLWAVLLAAWEAAWGQLRYSVPEEMPKGSFVGDVAKDLGLQLPALSEQGFRVISEGSTQYFSLHGKTGHLVTAERIDREQLCENVQQCVVRCELIVEGQMQVYEIEVEITDINDNAPSFRAAEKELRISETTAAGSRFSLPEAHDPDSGRNSLQSYELSGDEHFSLAVQAGPGGDQRPELVLAKALDREEAAFHELVLRASDGGDPARTGTARIRVTVLDANDNAPVFSQAEYTVRVPEDVPVGSVLVTLTASDADEGLNGQVKYSIEKITERASHILQMDGETGAITLLRSLDFEEGDSYELEVQAHDGGGLFDSTKVVIIVTDVNDNVPEISVRSALSEISEDAPAGTVVALLHVRDKDSGANGEVRCSLDGDFPFRLQSSHGSYYSVVTARELDREQVSEYNVTVRAADGGSPALQSSAVLALRVLDVNDNAPVFEQERYSARLAENNAAGALVLTVRATDADWGQNARVRYRLREGRVRGAPLSSYVSVQAETGALYALRSLDYEQVRELQLWVRAEDGGAPALSSNVSVRLLIVDENDNAPQVLYPASAAAAAAAGSGAAWSGVELAPRWAEAGALVAKVVAVDADAGQNAWLSYELAKATEPGLFRVGLHSGEVRTARSPLARDAARHSLVVVVKDHGRPALSATATLSVVLAESVAELLAELGSAAEAAAPGEAAGSLTRWLVLAVAAVSCLFVAFLLLLLALRLRRWRRRQLLPPASGALRGVPVSHFVGIDGVRAFLQSYSHDVSLTADSRKSQLRLSGASCCDTLPARPLPDEPAPLLGEEDVAAALPADPSAPSCLLS, from the exons ATGAGCGCGGCGGGGAGGCGCTGGGGCCGGCGGCAgcgagctctgctctgggccgTGCTGCTGGCGGCGTGGGAGGCGGCGTGGGGGCAGCTGCGCTACTCGGTGCCCGAGGAGATGCCCAAGGGCTCGTTCGTGGGCGACGTGGCCAaggacctggggctgcagctgccggCGCTAAGCGAGCAAGGCTTCCGCGTTATCTCGGAAGGTAGTACACAGTATTTCTCTCTGCACGGGAAAACGGGACATTTAGTGACGGCGGAGAGGATCgacagagagcagctgtgcGAGAATGTGCAGCAATGCGTGGTGCGCTGTGAGCTGATAGTGGAGGGACAGATGCAGGTGTATGAAATCGAAGTGGAAATCACGGACATCAACGACAACGCGCCGAGCTTCcgagcagcagaaaaagaactGAGAATAAGCGAGACGACAGCCGCGGGGTCGCGGTTTTCCCTACCAGAAGCACATGATCCTGACTCGGGCCGGAATTCCCTGCAGAGCTACGAGCTGAGCGGTGACGAGCACTTCTCGCTGGCCGTGCAGGCGGGCCCCGGCGGCGATCAGCGTCCCGAGCTGGTGCTGGCCAAGGCGCTGGACCGGGAGGAGGCGGCGTTTCACGAGCTGGTGCTGAGGGCGAGCGACGGCGGCGATCCGGCCCGGACGGGCACGGCTCGGATCCGCGTGACGGTGCTGGACGCAAACGACAACGCGCCCGTGTTCAGCCAGGCGGAGTACACGGTGCGTGTGCCCGAGGACGTGCCCGTGGGCTCTGTCCTCGTCACCCTCACGGCATCGGATGCAGACGAGGGGCTGAATGGGCAGGTGAAATACTCGATTGAGAAAATTACAGAGAGAGCCTCGCACATTCTGCAAATGGACGGCGAGACAGGAGCAATCACCCTGTTACGGAGCCTGGACTTCGAGGAAGGTGACTCCTATGAACTAGAGGTGCAGGCACATGACGGGGGAGGCCTTTTTGACTCGACAAAAGTCGTGATCATTGTGACAGACGTCAACGACAATGTGCCAGAGATTTCTGTGCGGTCGGCACTGAGTGAGATCTCGGAAGACGCCCCAGCGGGAACTGTGGTGGCTCTGCTGCACGTGAGGGACAAGGACTCCGGGGCCAATGGCGAGGTGCGCTGCTCGCTCGATGGGGACTTCCCGTTCCGTCTGCAGAGCTCACACGGCAGCTACTACAGCGTGGTGACAGCGAGAGAGCTGGACCGCGAGCAGGTGTCGGAGTACAACGTGACGGTGCGGGCGGCCGACGGCGGGTCGCCGGCGCTGCAGAGCAGCGCGGTGCTGGCGCTGCGGGTGCTGGACGTGAACGACAACGCGCCCGTGTTCGAGCAGGAGCGCTACAGCGCTCGTCTGGCGGAGAACAACGCGGCGGGCGCGCTGGTGCTGACGGTGCGCGCCACGGACGCGGACTGGGGGCAGAACGCGCGCGTGCGGTACCGGCTGCGGGAGGGGCGGGTGCGGGGCGCGCCGCTGTCGTCGTACGTGTCGGTGCAGGCGGAGACGGGCGCGCTGTACGCGCTGCGCTCCTTGGACTACGAGCAGGTGCGcgagctgcagctgtgggtgcgTGCGGAGGACGGCGGCGCGCCGGCGCTGAGCAGCAACGTGTCGGTGCGGCTGCTGATCGTGGACGAGAACGACAACGCGCCGCAGGTGCTGTACCCGGCttcggcggcggcggcggcggcggcgggctcgGGCGCTGCGTGGTCGGGCGTGGAGCTGGCGCCGCGCTGGGCGGAGGCCGGCGCGCTGGTGGCCAAGGTGGTGGCGGTGGACGCGGACGCGGGGCAGAACGCGTGGCTGTCGTACGAGCTGGCCAAGGCGACGGAGCCGGGGTTGTTCCGCGTGGGGCTGCACAGCGGCGAGGTGCGCACGGCGCGCTCGCCGCTGGCCCGCGACGCGGCGCgccacagcctggtggtggtggtgaaggACCACGGGCGGCCGGCGCTGTCGGCCACGGCCACGCTGAGCGTGGTGCTGGCCGAGAGCGTGGCCGAGCTGCTGGCCGAGCTGGGCAGCGCggccgaggcggcggcgccgggcgagGCGGCCGGCAGCCTGACGCGCTGGCTGGTGCTGGCCGTGGCCGCCGTGTCGTGCCTCTTCGTcgccttcctgctgctgctgctggcgctgcgCCTGCGCCGCTGGCGCCGCCGGCAGCTGCTGCCGCCCGCCAGCGGCGCCTTGCGCGGCGTGCCCGTGTCGCACTTCGTGGGCATCGACGGCGTGCGCGCCTTCCTGCAGTCCTACTCGCACGACGTGTCGCTCACGGCCGACTCGCGCAAGAGCCAGCTGCGCTTGTCGGGCGCCAGCTGCTGCGACAccctcccggcccggccgctgccCGACGAGCCCGCGCCGCTGCTCGGGGAGGAGGATGTGGCCGCCGCCCTCCCCGCCGATCCCTCCGCTCCCTCG TGCTTGTTGTCATGA